A genomic segment from Cyprinus carpio isolate SPL01 chromosome A4, ASM1834038v1, whole genome shotgun sequence encodes:
- the LOC122140763 gene encoding CD209 antigen-like protein C: MDSEDRIERIVDIYISAEDVRDMKFKKDTEDFNTAKPQTSRHTDGWKCHQSSLYFISSEKKSWTESRRYCRERAADLIIINNTEEQEFVKNISGGSGYFWIGLTDIEVEGRWKWVDGSTLTSRFRVWRAKQLSGKRGKTVF, encoded by the exons ATGGACTCAGAAGACAGAATAGAAAGGATTGTTGATATCTACATCAGTGCAGAGGATGTAAGAGACATGAAATTTAAGAAAGACACAGAAGACTTCAACACAGCAAAACCCCAAACATCTCGACACACAG ATGGATGGAAGTGCCATCAATCCAGTCTTTACTTCATTTCCTCTGAGAAGAAGAGCTGGACTGAGAGCAGAAGATACTgtagagagagagcagcagatctgatcatcatcaacaacacagaggaacaa GAGtttgtgaagaacatttctgGTGGTTCTGGATATTTCTGGATTGGTCTGACTGATATTGAAGTGGAGGGCAgatggaaatgggttgatggcagCACACTGACCTCTAG GTTCCGGGTCTGGAGAGCCAAACAGCTATCAGGGAAAAGAGGAAAGACTGTGTTCTAA